The Solanum lycopersicum chromosome 6, SLM_r2.1 genome has a window encoding:
- the LOC104647802 gene encoding josephin-like protein, whose protein sequence is MSARGCEGVSVVKPEMTKNTKIASKFQKQNSTKSVVDGTTNNARSTTTTTSCSFKMPNRSQLSPIKIFKQLGGKMVALMKMVSSSKRSCRKVTNSSERATISAKPTATLNIDSHRAEAIDDCIQFINLSSSLPRSNSVS, encoded by the coding sequence ATGTCGGCAAGAGGATGTGAAGGAGTGAGCGTGGTGAAGCCAGAGATGACCAAGAATACAAAGATAGCAAGCAAGTTTCAAAAGCAAAACTCTACAAAGAGTGTTGTTGATGGTACTACAAATAATGCAAGGAGTACCACCACCACAACAAGTTGTAGCTTCAAGATGCCTAATAGATCCCAATTATCCCCTATTAAGATTTTCAAACAACTTGGAGGAAAAATGGTTGCACTTATGAAGATGGTATCTTCTTCAAAGAGAAGTTGTAGGAAAGTTACTAATTCGTCAGAGAGAGCAACAATTTCTGCTAAGCCAACCGCTACCTTAAATATTGACTCACATAGAGCGGAGGCAATTGATGATTGTATTCAATTCATCAACTTGTCTTCTTCTTTGCCTAGATCTAATTCAGTGTCATAA